A part of Drosophila willistoni isolate 14030-0811.24 unplaced genomic scaffold, UCI_dwil_1.1 Seg143.1, whole genome shotgun sequence genomic DNA contains:
- the LOC6648474 gene encoding sterol 3-beta-glucosyltransferase isoform X2, whose protein sequence is MNRINAMIPCCGGKDAKLFEKTELQKLNRNESDEQQKKQQSNDKENVQQQQQQHKKSGSNAITTSTSQQQRHSQPELEHHAVAMGVGTTGGLVNPARSPRPLSEANNCDAAIEGPKFDSASSASPISENNKRSSSQSYNQDTASAGSGGSAASSSGGNTGGSGGSITTSERKRSALPKHQRPLTRYLPIFSPDLNLRHHIETAGHQIDLCPHVFVDAHSCRGYLHKLGATFHAWSRRWFVLDRQRSALIYYSDKSERKPRGGAYFATIDEVYLDHLNASKSGRPHCTFIVKTKKRSYNLQAASDSAARIWIDAIITGAQGNLDY, encoded by the exons ATGAATCGGATTAATGCAATGATTCCCTGTTG TGGGGGCAAGGATGCCAAGTTATTTGAGAAAACCGAATTGCAAAAACTAAATCGAAATGAATCAGATGAACagcagaaaaaacaacaatcaaaCGATAAGGAAaatgtacaacaacaacagcagcaacacaaGAAAAGCGGCAGCAATGCCATAACAACGTCAACCAGTCAACAG CAACGCCATTCGCAACCCGAACTAGAGCATCATGCCGTTGCGATGGGAGTTGGCACTACCGGAGGATTGGTTAACCCAGCACGCAGCCCGCGTCCGCTTTCCGAGGCCAACAATTGTGATGCCGCAATTGAGGGGCCCAAATTCGATTCAGCCTCATCTGCATCACCCATATCGGAGAATAACAAACGTTCAAGCAGTCAAAGCTATAACCAGGACACTGCATCGGCGGGCAGTGGAGGAAGTGCTGCAAGCAGCAGCGGTGGCAATACTGGCGGAAGTGGTGGAAGCATCACAACCAGCGAAAGGAAACGCTCCGCTTTGCCCAAGCATCAGCGCCCGTTGACACGTTACCTGCCCATATTCTCGCCGGATTTGAATTTGCGTCATCATATCGAGACAGCTGGTCATCAAATTGATCTCTGTCCTCATGTTTTTGTTGATGCGCACAGTTGTCGCGG CTATCTTCATAAATTGGGAGCTACATTTCATGCTTGGTCACGACGTTGGTTTGTCTTGGATAGACAACGAAGTGCTTTGATCTATTATTCGGATAAATCAGAGAGAAAGCCACGCGGAGGAGCCTATTTTGCG ACCATAGACGAAGTCTATTTGGATCATTTGAATGCCTCGAAAAGTGGTCGGCCACATTGCACATTCATTGTGAAAACAAAGAAGCGTAGCTATAATCTACAGGCAGCTTCCGATTCGGCGGCACGTATTTGGATAGATGCCATTATAACCGGAGCCCAGGGTAATCTGGACTATTAA
- the LOC6648474 gene encoding pleckstrin homology-like domain family B member 2 isoform X3 has product MSVWMTYVQHRRTDANARQRMELYYLQRHSQPELEHHAVAMGVGTTGGLVNPARSPRPLSEANNCDAAIEGPKFDSASSASPISENNKRSSSQSYNQDTASAGSGGSAASSSGGNTGGSGGSITTSERKRSALPKHQRPLTRYLPIFSPDLNLRHHIETAGHQIDLCPHVFVDAHSCRGYLHKLGATFHAWSRRWFVLDRQRSALIYYSDKSERKPRGGAYFATIDEVYLDHLNASKSGRPHCTFIVKTKKRSYNLQAASDSAARIWIDAIITGAQGNLDY; this is encoded by the exons atGTCCGTTTGGATGACCTATGTGCAGCATCGCCGCACAGATGCAAATGCACGACAACGTATGGAGTTGTATTATTTA CAACGCCATTCGCAACCCGAACTAGAGCATCATGCCGTTGCGATGGGAGTTGGCACTACCGGAGGATTGGTTAACCCAGCACGCAGCCCGCGTCCGCTTTCCGAGGCCAACAATTGTGATGCCGCAATTGAGGGGCCCAAATTCGATTCAGCCTCATCTGCATCACCCATATCGGAGAATAACAAACGTTCAAGCAGTCAAAGCTATAACCAGGACACTGCATCGGCGGGCAGTGGAGGAAGTGCTGCAAGCAGCAGCGGTGGCAATACTGGCGGAAGTGGTGGAAGCATCACAACCAGCGAAAGGAAACGCTCCGCTTTGCCCAAGCATCAGCGCCCGTTGACACGTTACCTGCCCATATTCTCGCCGGATTTGAATTTGCGTCATCATATCGAGACAGCTGGTCATCAAATTGATCTCTGTCCTCATGTTTTTGTTGATGCGCACAGTTGTCGCGG CTATCTTCATAAATTGGGAGCTACATTTCATGCTTGGTCACGACGTTGGTTTGTCTTGGATAGACAACGAAGTGCTTTGATCTATTATTCGGATAAATCAGAGAGAAAGCCACGCGGAGGAGCCTATTTTGCG ACCATAGACGAAGTCTATTTGGATCATTTGAATGCCTCGAAAAGTGGTCGGCCACATTGCACATTCATTGTGAAAACAAAGAAGCGTAGCTATAATCTACAGGCAGCTTCCGATTCGGCGGCACGTATTTGGATAGATGCCATTATAACCGGAGCCCAGGGTAATCTGGACTATTAA
- the LOC6648475 gene encoding protein LST8 homolog codes for METMNQLILATGGYDHTIKVWQAHTGNCIKTMRFVETSQVNALDRTPDKTRLAACGYQCIRLYDLESNCTAPVINFESVQKNVTRLGFQEDGNWMFTAGEDHRVRIWDMTAAPPQCSRVFDCQAPVNAACLHPNQVEIGMGSQNGSVYLWDVKSEKHERIVPEVDASIQDVAISPDGHYLAAGNNKGNCYIWSLTSSPDQKMSTLCPKKKISAHSRYILRCKFSPDSRLLLTTSGDGTACIWKTEDFTKWRELSIENYWVWDAAFSADSKWLFTASSDGVARLWKLHTKSQIRDYKGHTKAITALSFKDEIVSK; via the exons atggaaaCTATGAACCAGTTAATACTTGCCACCGGCGGGTATGATCATACAATCAAAGTATGGCAGGCCCACACCGGCAACTGCATCAAGACCATGCGCTTTGTGGAGACTTCT CAAGTGAATGCCTTGGATCGCACACCAGATAAAACGCGATTGGCCGCCTGTGGCTATCAGTGCATACGATTGTATGATCTGGAATCGAATTGTACGGCTCCGGTTATTAATTTCGAGAGTGTCCAAAAGAATGTCACACGTTTGGGATTCCAGGAGGATGGTAATTGGATGTTCACCGCTGGCGAGGATCATCGTGTCCGCATTTGGGATATGACTGCCGCTCCACCACAATGTTCCCGTGTCTTCGATTGCCAGGCACCCGTCAATGCCGCTTGTTTGCATCCCAATCAGGTGGAAATCGGCATGGGCTCGCAGAATGGCAGTGTCTATCTGTGGGATGTCAAGTCGGAGAAGCACGAGAGAATTGTACCCGAAGTGGATGCCTCTATACAGGATGTGGCAATATCGCCGGATGGCCATTATCTGGCCGCTGGCAATAATAAGGGCAACTGTTATATATGGTCACTCACAAGTAGTCCCGACCAAAAGATGAGCACATTGTGcccgaaaaagaaaatttcagcCCATTCACGTTATATCCTGCGCTGTAAATTCTCACCGGATTCTCGCCTTCTGTTGACCACATCAGGCGATGGGACCGCCTGCATTTGGAAGACCGAAGATTTTACGAAATGGCGCGAATTATCCATCGAGAATTATTGGGTCTGGGATGCAGCATTTTCAGCCGATTCCAAATGGCTTTTCACCGCCTCCTCCGATGGTGTGGCACGTCTTTGGAAACTCCACACGAAGAGTCAAATACGCGACTACAAGGGCCACACCAAGGCCATTACAGCTTTATCTTTCAAGGATGAGATTGTGAGTAAATAG
- the LOC6648476 gene encoding ADP-ribosylation factor-binding protein GGA2: MTTTDESIMEQMLDRATNPTKEKVDELGVQMFCLVVRSNTQLVQKAQEMIMTKVRSANVTEATRGIALLEECMTQCGDVFQDEAAKFRFLNELIRLVSKKYKGDNTAIEVKQRIMECLLLWTTDFPQRQKIRDAYDMLRKEGEIEHGQATAAVAKRESVLGTIDEAMFAKLVKSKNPENFKRANLLLQYRMAQEARRNDLLAQHRLVLREVQETMQLLNQMLDTYDPSNQDVNETIHELYQSCKKHKPIFQHLPQLLDDSDAQLTADTLDANVALVAIMQRYKQLVPTSSQSTASSSPSAPASDTAAPLRTTTTTTTTTTAIAGVTSGISSSSSNNVQLLSELLGDLIVDDATPAAAATGATQAATATGKDATSAANVSSTNSFSPSADAAANRLADLNDIFSTALAEGENHQGTVFSNGTTLLEPQILSPNPAGDASENGKSLSATCSSADPLRKTPGTARKMPQIDMLSEQLFQQILPSSQERMASFKRDPEKVTLNDLARERMHVSPAEVTTVTTDLLANHDDDPLLSDAPAFGQEITTEQLEPEQKSTNVIEPESIAKPIAQLPIKHLSEINIELDEITATGEQRVVLDDDDIQMSLNFTEDRPSHQVSVIVITVQNKSRQPVKDFQFEASVKKPCKVRLLPPTESAMPPHKPFRPATPINQVMLLLNPTGKSVDITCIVGYKLGDDPDPIKESIVVQGIDYVE, from the exons ATGACAACAACCGACGAGAGTATTATGGAGCAAATGCTGG ATCGCGCAACAAATCCAACGAAGGAGAAGGTAGATGAATTGGGCGTGCAAATGTTTTGCCTGGTTGTACGTAGCAATACCCAGCTGGTGCAGAAAGCCCAGGAGATGATTATGACCAAAGTGCGATCCGCAAATGTGACAGAGGCGACTCGAGGTATTGCG CTACTGGAGGAATGCATGACTCAATGCGGTGACGTTTTCCAAGATGAGGCAGCTAAATTTCGTTTCCTCAATGAACTCATACGATTGGTATCAAAGAAATATAAAGGGGATAATACCGCCATTGAGGTGAAACAAAGGATTATGGAATGCCTGCTGCTATGGACAACGGATTTTCCACAACGTCAGAAAATTCGTGATGCCTACGATATGTTAAGGAAAGAGGGCGAAATCGAACATGGTCAGGCAACAGCAGCTGTGGCCAAGCGTGAGAGCGTCCTGGGCACAATCGATGAGGCAATGTTTGCCAAATTGGTAAAGAGCAAAAATCCGGAGAATTTTAAGCGTGCAAATCTATTGTTACAATATCGTATGGCCCAGGAGGCCAGACGCAATGATCTACTGGCCCAGCATCGTCTCGTCCTGCGCGAAGTGCAAGAGACAATGCAATTGCTCAATCAAATGTTGGACACATACGATCCAAGCAATCAGGATGTGAATGAGACTATACATGAGCTCTATCAGAGTTGTAAGAAGCATAAGCCAATCTTTCAGCATTTACCACAATTGCTAGATGATTCGGATGCTCAGTTAACTG CTGATACATTGGACGCAAATGTCGCTTTAGTGGCAATTATGCAACGCTATAAACAATTGGTACCTACATCCTCTCAATCGACAGCTTCATCATCGCCTTCTGCTCCAGCTTCAGATACTGCTGCTCCTCTTCGcactactactacaacaactacaactactactGCAATAGCTGGAGTAACTTCTGGTATAAGCTCCTCCTCTTCCAATAATGTACAGCTTCTTAGTGAGTTGTTAGGCGATTTAATTGTTGATGATGcgacaccagcagcagcagcaacaggagCAACGCAAGCTGCAACGGCAACAGGAAAAGATGCAACCTCTGCAGCAAATGTATCCAGTACAAATAGTTTCTCGCCTTCTGCTGATGCCGCGGCCAATCGTCTGGCCGATTTGAATGACATTTTCAGCACTGCATTGGCTGAGGGCGAAAACCATCAGGGCACGGTCTTTAGCAATGGAACCACTCTATTGGAGCCCCAAATTCTGAGTCCCAACCCAGCAGGCGATGCTTCAGAAAATGGCAAATCCTTATCAGCCACATGCTCAAGTGCTGATCCTCTTAGGAAAACACCTGGCACAGCTCGCAAAATGCCTCAAATTGATATGTTGAGTGAACAGCTTTTCCAGCAGATTCTGCCATCGTCTCAGGAGCGTATGGCTAGTTTTAAGCGTGATCCCGAGAAGGTCACTCTCAATGATTTGGCACGCGAACGAATGCATGTGAGTCCGGCAGAAGTGACGACAGTAACAACAGACCTATTGGCTAACCATGATGATGATCCATTGCTTAGCGATGCACCAGCCTTTGGGCAGGAGATAACAACAGAACAATTAGAGCCAGAACAAAAGTCAACAAATGTAATTGAACCAGAGTCAATAGCTAAACCGATTGCCCAATTACCCATTAAACATCTTAGTGAGATAAATATAGAGCTGGATGAGATAACGGCCACTGGAGAACAGCGTGTGGTtctcgatgatgatgatatacAAATGAGTTTAAATTTTACCGAAGATCGACCCAGTCATCAGGTGTCGGTCATTGTGATAACGGTTCAAAATAAAAGCCGTCAACCAGTCAAAGATTTCCAATTCGAGGCGAGCGTGAAAAAG CCCTGCAAGGTGCGTCTTTTGCCGCCTACGGAGAGTGCAATGCCGCCGCATAAACCATTTCGTCCTGCCACGCCCATCAATCAAGTGATGCTACTGCTTAATCCCACCGGCAAATCGGTGGATATCACCTGCATTGTGGGTTACAAGCTGGGCGATGATCCTGATCCCATTAAAGAGTCAATTGTGGTTCAAGGCATTGACTATGTAGAGTAA
- the LOC6648477 gene encoding serine protease easter has product MVEHKTMSKSCLNLRLFGLSIICLWLTLNRSTEGKPIKHFGRCRIDAADSGFCLPQDECKENLESFPNSIHSQCKSKVITNLVCCPNKRSTKTSEFILPQPGLCGYSFGNRIIMGQVTHIKDFPWMALLRYTTDGEEYTSRCGGSLIHPRWIVTAAHCVPDATSTSRLQQVRLGEWNVTTNPDCQQFRQDRICAPAYQDFQIEQIIVHEQYKPNEANLGRHDNYANDVALLKLKEAVIFSEYIMPVCLPPANPNEEHRYGGYSMDIAGWGNTENIRYGGSPIKLRTSVECLSSASCRSVYGDINIGQMCVGGSTEAGTCHGDSGGPLMLLDDNGIGSQSYYLVGLISLGWSSCNNRNRPMIFTRVEHYIPWLIATMSSNSVVTKRLRGPRDLSQRRSN; this is encoded by the exons ATGGTTGAGCACAAAACAATGAGCAAGAGCTGCTTGAATTTGCGATTATTTGGATTGAGCATTATTTGCCTCTGGCTGACGTTGAACCGAAGTACTGAAGGAA AACCAATCAAACACTTTGGACGCTGTCGCATCGATGCGGCTGATTCTGGATTTTGTCTGCCTCAAGATGAGTGCAAGGAGAATTTAGAGAGTTTCCCCAACTCAATACACAGTCAATGTAAGAGTAAAGTTATAACAAATTTGGTTTGTTGTCCAAATAAACGATCGACCAAAACATCAGAGTTCATCTTGCCCCAGCCTGGATTATGCGGATATTCATTTGGGAATCGCATTATTATGGGTCAGGTGACTCATATCAAAGATTTCCCATGGATGGCCTTGCTCCGCTACACCACAGATG GTGAGGAGTATACGAGTCGCTGTGGCGGATCCCTTATACATCCACGTTGGATTGTAACCGCTGCCCATTGTGTGCCCGATGCGACAAGTACGTCGCGGTTACAGCAAGTGCGATTAGGTGAATGGAACGTTACCACAAATCCAGATTGCCAGCAATTCAGGCAAGATCGGATTTGTGCTCCAGCTTATCAGGACTTTCAAATAGAACAGATTATTGTGCATGAGCAATATAAGCCCAACGAAGCAAATCTAGGACGTCATGACAATTACGCCAATGATGTAGCCTTGCTGAAACTGAAGGAAGCTGTGATTTTTAGCGAATACATTATGCCCGTTTGCCTGCCGCCAGCTAATCCGAATGAGGAGCATCGTTATGGCGGCTATTCCATGGACATTGCCGGTTGGGGTAATACAGAGAACATCCGTTATGGTGGTAGTCCTATCAAATTGAGGACCAGTGTTGAATGTCTATCCAGTGCCAGCTGCAGGAGTGTCTATGGCGATATAAATATTGGCCAAATGTGTGTTGGCGGATCAACTGAGGCGGGCACCTGCCATGGTGACTCGGGTGGTCCATTGATGTTGCTCGACGACAATGGCATTGGCAGCCAAAGCTATTATCTTGTTGGCCTAATCTCACTCGGTTGGAGCTCTTGTAATAATCGCAATCGTCCCATGATCTTTACAAGAGTAGAGCACTATATACCCTGGCTTATAGCCACCATGTCTTCCAATAGTGTAGTCACTAAAAGACTCCGTGGTCCAAGGGATCTTAGCCAACGTAGATCTAATTAA
- the LOC6648478 gene encoding pre-rRNA-processing protein esf2, whose translation MPKTKTKTKTKGKLMAIDDTEVLPNAPEAMEDDNEEATEIAEADNSTGNENDDDDNVDDEDEMDLANFKANTDSSKSQLNAPAKKRKKGIIYISNIPKHMNVIRIREILGEMGKIGRVYLQPEKQLGNKKKSKRKKYNIHFTEGWVEFESKRVAKQIVPMLNNKQISTRKKSQFYDSLWSMKYLPRFKWVHLTERMNYEQAVHKQRLQTEVSQARKETTFFQNNLDKSEYLKKQAKKAKQTQKKEKS comes from the exons ATGCCCAAGActaaaacgaaaacgaaaacaaaaggcaaattaATGGCCATTGATGACACTGAAGTTCTACCCAATGCCCCAGAAGCCATGGAGGACGACAACGAAGAAGCAACAGAAATTGCTGAGGCTGACAACTCCACCGGCAATgaaaacgacgacgacgacaacgtcGATGATGAGGATGAAATGGACTTGGCCAATTTTAAGGCCAACACTGACAGCAGCAAATCCCAACTGAATGCTCCGGCAAAGAAACGCAAAAAGGGCATCATTTATATATCAAATATACCCAAGCACATGAATGTAATACGGATTCGGGAAATTCTGGGAGAAATGGGCAAAATTGGACGTGTTTATTTGCAGCCGGAGAAGCAATTAG GCAACAAGAAGAAATCCAAACGTAAGAAATACAATATACACTTCACCGAGGGTTGGGTGGAATTTGAATCGAAACGTGTGGCCAAACAGATTGTGCCCATGCTGAATAATAAGCAAATCTCGACGCGCAAGAAATCCCAATTCTATGACTCGCTGTGGAGCATGAAATACTTGCCACGCTTCAAATGGGTCCATCTAACCGAACGCATGAACTACGAGCAGGCTGTCCATAAGCAACGACTCCAAACTGAAGTCTCACAGGCTCGCAAGGAGACGACATTCTTCCAAAATAATTTGGACAAGAGCGAGTATCTGAAAAAGCAAGCCAAGAAGGCTAAGCAAACGCAAAAGAAGGAAAAGTCATAG
- the LOC6648479 gene encoding AN1-type zinc finger protein 6 gives MKNQNIRSFDQTNNDSMDSVSRGTTTDDCCATNSPTTLNPMTSIASDLCPDKQKDEPNNANQQQQQEEQTKGSVIADEQQAEQKDEQDQNKGQEQQKDNNNDNQDGNQDGNKDDKKDNNQNRADAKEPKKRCDKCGKKLGLIGGFPCRCGGTFCGFHRYSDRHECSFDYREMGASQIRRDNPVIVASKLRKL, from the coding sequence atgaaaaatcaaaatattcgTAGCTTTGATCAGACAAACAACGACTCTATGGATTCCGTTTCACGTGGTACTACTACTGATGATTGCTGTGCCACAAATTCCCCAACTACATTGAATCCAATGACTTCCATTGCAAGCGATCTTTGCCCGGATAAACAGAAGGATGAACCGAATAATGCaaatcagcagcaacagcaggaaGAGCAGACTAAAGGGTCAGTGATTGCCGACGAACAACAAGCCGAGCAAAAGGACGAGCAAGACCAAAACAAAGGACAAGAACAGCAGAAGGATAACAATAACGATAACCAGGACGGTAACCAGGACGGTAATAAGGACGATAAAAAGGACAATAATCAGAACCGTGCCGACGCCAAGGAGCCGAAAAAACGTTGTGATAAATGTGGCAAGAAGCTGGGCCTGATTGGAGGTTTCCCATGTCGCTGTGGCGGCACCTTTTGTGGCTTTCATCGCTACAGTGACCGTCATGAGTGCAGTTTTGACTATCGTGAAATGGGTGCCAGCCAGATACGACGTGACAATCCGGTTATAGTGGCCAGCAAGTTACGTAAACTTTAA
- the LOC6648480 gene encoding uncharacterized protein LOC6648480 — MHLCLMLALMLMLGLLVQSPTIGIDGAPTSSSRRLLTARDYCFRSGKLSDRQRLRLDHMAYENQEYAHRYAYCFWTKLHLWNDQNGFQAMQIVNHFGGPDRLNVEQAVPVINKCNLSTRPGAASNWCYRAFVCVLRTPVGEWFRRHMSDVINGNA; from the exons ATGCATCTGTGTTTGATGCTTGctctgatgctgatgctgggG CTTCTGGTGCAATCCCCAACCATTGGCATCGATGGAGCACCGACTTCGTCGTCAAGACGTTTGCTCACAGCACGAGATTATTGCTTTCGTTCGGGAAAATTGTCAGATCGTCAACGTTTGCGGCTGGATCACATGGCGTATGAGAATCAAGAGTATGCACATCGTTATGCATATTGCTTCTGGACCAAACTGCACCTTTGGAATGATCAAAACGGTTTTCAGGCTATGCAAATTGTCAATCATTTCGGAGGACCTGACCGCTTGAATGTCGAGCAAGCTGTGCCCGTGATCAATAAATGCAATTTGTCGACCAGACCAGGAGCGGCGTCCAATTGGTGTTATCGGGCATTTGTATGCGTGTTGAGAACACCCGTGGGTGAATGGTTCCGTCGTCATATGTCCGATGTGATCAATGGCAATGCTTAG
- the LOC6648481 gene encoding sarcocystatin-A — MFIVKVMFLALALVLVNGQPQGFGGVGAPRQLSPEEFHQAEETLQFSLSKLAAGDGPHYKIGRILEASSQVVAGSLDKYTVELIDSHNHTTECKVSIWSRTWLTNGIEVTIDCPNQPTVTKTHNGPHHA; from the exons atgttcaTTGTCAAGGTTATGTTTTTGGCACTGGCTCTAGTGCTGGTTAATGGTCAGCCTCAAGGATTCGGTGGTGTGGGTGCTCCCAGGCAATTGAGTCCTGAGGAATTTCACCAGGCTGAAGAAACGTTACAATTCTCGTTAAGCAAATTGGCAGCTGGCGATGGTCCCCATTATAA AATTGGTCGCATTTTGGAGGCTAGCAGTCAAGTTGTGGCTGGCTCTTTGGACAAATATACTGTGGAGCTTATCGATTCCCATAATCATACCACAGAATGCAAGGTTAGCATCTGGTCACGTACCTGGCTAACAAATGGCATTGAAGTGACTATCGATTGCCCCAATCAACCAACAGTGACCAAGACCCACAATGGTCCACACCACGcctaa
- the LOC6648482 gene encoding SET domain-containing protein SmydA-8 codes for MICPKRTSELLDIHLAPFKDKDPAWEIGISKIAGRGVVATRHLKRGEIIFRDSPLLIGLAAHEEDSLNACSVCMILLPDTRFMCRQGCGLPVCSLCAKKKQHKTDCDLFRSWGPNEPEVANSVIIRLLCVARAINLNKDQRDLIYCLQANLDNNHRTEVRNAAKCFKKFPTDKKVIEIMNRTVAVIRTNGFDKTTDRTNDNQEFNYRALYPLFGVMNHDCIPNSYYTFEEKTNNMIVRAAVDIPEGFEITTTYTKLFTGNIARHLFLKMKKNFTCKCPRCSDPTEKGAYISGLYCRDTSCNGLVVPEITGLPHPNWNCLECKQKSTHAQMMKSQDFASGAINAKNNSNSLRTLIQYLNEKSDQFIPDSNHVIIDAKLSVLQRLNQSREDCSEELAANTRLRYSRDIMQVMDKLGMGDSLVRTQLQEQVRKEEERRAIKQAAEAEKQRKLAELQEKAAEADKLLAALAANGDETAAAIIAAETAPSCAPTGATAPTPAPAAELA; via the exons ATGATTTGCCCGAAACGTACCTCGGAGCTGTTGGATATTCATTTGGCTCCGTTCAAGGATAAGGATCCAGCCTGGGAGATTGGCATCTCGAAAATAGCCGGCCGCGGTGTGGTGGCCACACGTCACTTGAAACGTGGCGAAATCATCTTCCGTGACAGTCCTCTACTTATCGGTCTGGCTGCCCACGAGGAGGATTCGTTGAATGCCTGCAGCGTTTGCATGATCCTGTTGCCCGATACACGTTTCATGTGCCGTCAGGGATGCGGTTTGCCCGTTTGCAGTCTATGCGCCAAGAAGAAGCAACATAAGACCGACTGCGATCTGTTCAGATCGTGGGGACCCAATGAGCCGGAGGTGGCCAATTCGGTGATCATTCGTTTGCTCTGTGTGGCACGGGCCATCAATTTGAATAAGGATCAACGGGATTTGATCTATTGCCTGCAGGCGAATCTCGATAATAACCATCGCACCGAAGTTCGGAATGCAGCCAAATGTTTTAAGAAATTCCCAACCGATAAGAAAGTCATCGAAATAATGAATCGCACGGTCGCTGTAATCAGAACAAATGGCTTTGATAAGACCACCGATCGTACCAATGATAATCAGGAATTTAATTATCGTGCTCTATATCCATTATTTGGGGTAATGAATCACGATTGCATTCCCAATTCATATTATACGTTCGAAGAGAAGACCAACAATATGATTGTACGTGCCGCTGTCGATATACCCGAAGGATTTGAGATAACAACAACGTATACGAAACTATTTACCGGAAATATAGCCAGACatttgttcttaaaaatgaagaagaatTTCACTTGCAAGTGTCCACGTTGTTCCGATCCAACG GAGAAAGGTGCCTATATTTCGGGTCTATATTGCCGTGACACAAGCTGCAATGGACTTGTTGTTCCAGAGATCACTGGTCTACCCCATCCAAATTGGAATTGTTTGGAGTGCAAGCAAAAGTCGACTCATGCCCAGATGATGAAATCTCAAGATTTTGCCAGCGGTGCCatcaatgccaaaaacaaTTCGAATTCGTTGCGCACATTGATACAATATTTGAATGAGAAGAGTGATCAGTTTATACCCGATAGTAATCATGTGATTATTGATGCCAAATTGTCGGTACTCCAGCGTTTGAATCAGTCACGTGAGGATTGCAGCGAAGAATTGGCAGCCAATACACGATTACGTTATAGCAGGGATATAATGCAAGTTATGGATAAACTGGGCATGGGTGATTCATTGGTCCGCACCCAATTGCAGGAGCAGGTACGCAAAGAGGAGGAACGTCGAGCCATTAAGCAGGCCGCCGAAGCGGAGAAACAACGCAAATTGGCCGAATTGCAAGAGAAGGCCGCCGAGGCCGACAAATTGTTGGCCGCCCTGGCAGCAAATGGTGATGAGACGGCAGCGGCCATCATTGCGGCCGAAACGGCGCCATCTTGTGCCCCAACTGGAGCTACGGCTCCAACTCCGGCTCCAGCTGCTGAGCTGGCCTAA